The proteins below come from a single Elgaria multicarinata webbii isolate HBS135686 ecotype San Diego chromosome 11, rElgMul1.1.pri, whole genome shotgun sequence genomic window:
- the LOC134406413 gene encoding serine/threonine-protein kinase NLK2-like, which produces MAFQDPNHPLQAQLCSNVFGALTGLIQPPLAAGLGGGQKYYCNNGVQVASPQQQQTAPSNVVMVEPEPDRPIGYGAFGVVWSVTDPRDGSRVALKKMPNVFQNLVSCKRVFRELRMLCYFKHDNVLSALDILQPPQIDCFEEIYVITELMQSDLHKVIVSPQPLSADHIKVFLYQILRGLKYLHSAGVLHRDIKPGNLLVNSNCVLKICDFGLARVEEPDESQHMTQEVVTQYYRAPEILMGTRHYGRPIDIWSVGCIFAELLGRRILFQAQSPIQQLDLITDLLGTPPVAALHSACEGARAHILRGNHKPPSLSVLYMLSGEATHEAVHLLCRMLVFDPAKRISAKDALSHPYLDEGRLRYHTCMCTCCFSVSSGRVYTSDFEPRADPKFDGSYEKNLTSVWQVKELVHRFILDQQRGKRVPLCINPQSAAFKTFIRSTAWHSSKVSKKEER; this is translated from the exons ATGGCTTTTCAGGACCCCAATCACCCCCTGCAAGCTCAGCTCTGTAGCAATGTTTTTGGGGCGCTGACCGGGTTAATACAGCCCCCTTTAGCAGCTGGGCTAGGCGGGGGGCAGAAGTATTATTGCAATAATGGGGTACAGGTAGCCTCCCCCCAGCAACAGCAGACGGCACCCAGCAATGTGGTGATGGTGGAACCGGAACCGGACCGGCCAATCGGTTACGGCGCTTTTGGCGTGGTTTG GTCAGTGACGGATCCCCGGGATGGCTCACGAGTTGCACTCAAGAAGATGCCCAACGTTTTCCAGAACTTGGTCTCTTGTAAACGGGTCTTCAGAGAGCTGAGAATGCTCTGTTACTTCAAGCATGACAAC GTCCTCTCAGCGTTAGACATTCTCCAGCCTCCACAAATTGACTGTTTTGAGGAGAT TTACGTCATCACTGAGTTGATGCAAAGTGACCTTCACAAAGTCATAGTGTCTCCACAACCACTCAGCGCTGATCACATCAAGGTCTTTCTGTATCAGATCCTCAGGG GGCTGAAATATTTGCACTCTGCTGGTGTTCTTCACCGCGATATCAAACCTGGGAATTTGCTGGTCAACAGCAACTGTGTCCTGAAG ATCTGTGACTTCGGTTTGGCCCGGGTAGAGGAGCCAGATGAGTCCCAGCACATGACTCAAGAGGTGGTAACTCAGTATTACCGGGCCCCCGAGATCTTGATGGGTACCAGGCACTATGGACGTCCAATTGATATCTGGTCTGTGGGTTGTATCTTTGCTGAGCTCCTTGGCAGGCGTATCCTTTTCCAGGCTCAGAGTCCTATTCAGCAG CTGGACCTGATTACAGATCTCCTGGGGACTCCTCCTGTGGCCGCCCTCCATTCGGCCTGCGAGGGGGCCCGGGCGCACATCCTGCGGGGCAACCACAAGCCA CCGTCGCTGTCGGTCCTCTACATGCTCTCAGGAGAAGCCACCCACGAGGCCGTCCACTTGCTCTGCCGGATGTTGGTCTTTGACCCG GCCAAAAGGATCTCCGCCAAGGACGCGCTCTCCCACCCCTACCTGGACGAGGGCCGGCTGCGCTACCACACCTGCATGTGCACCTGCTGCTTTTCCGTCTCCTCGGGCCGCGTCTACACCAGTGACTTTGAGCCCCGGGCCGACCCCAAGTTTGATGGCTCTTACGAGAAGAACCTCACCTCCGTCTGGCAGGTCAAAG aACTGGTGCACAGATTTATCTTGGACCAGCAACGGGGGAAACGGGTCCCACTCTGTATCAACCCACAGTCGGCTGCCTTCAAAACCTTCATCCG TTCCACAGCGTGGCACTCCTCCAAAGTCTCCAAAAAGGAAGAGAGATGA
- the C11H16orf54 gene encoding transmembrane protein C16orf54 homolog, giving the protein MPPPSTASPLSECNECLLIMIALAVVAGVFMVISAILCDRLFHGSMPSKTRSMPSVWRQGGTLWIEPTQNHKEPDVLSRPSETVPLWIQRSNDWFMDAAAAELGSCDSSRDLQRETSSPSSTSPLWGHDEPPWGVQPRVTLQDLQGFFRHGSRHS; this is encoded by the coding sequence ATGCCTCCTCCCTCCACGGCCTCCCCACTCAGCGAGTGCAATGAGTGTTTGCTGATCATGATCGCCCTTGCTGTTGTTGCGGGCGTGTTCATGGTGATCTCGGCCATCCTCTGTGACCGGCTCTTCCACGGGTCCATGCCCTCAAAGACAAGGAGCATGCCGTCGGTCTGGAGGCAGGGTGGGACATTGTGGATTGAGCCAACCCAGAACCACAAAGAGCCAGATGTCCTCTCCAGGCCGTCAGAAACGGTCCCGCTTTGGATCCAGCGCTCTAACGACTGGTTTATGGATGCTGCTGCAGCAGAACTAGGGAGCTGTGATTCCTCCAGGGACCTCCAGAGGGAGACATCCAGCCCAAGCAGCACTTCCCCTCTCTGGGGCCATGATGAACCACCGTGGGGAGTCCAACCACGAGTAACCCTGCAGGATCTACAGGGGTTTTTCCGGCACGGTAGCCGGCATTCCTAG